The sequence GACGCACCTTTCCGGAAAAACACACATCGCGCCCAAGAGCGTTTTCCCATTCCACTACAGCGGCGTGGACAACAATCCGGATCCCTCCGTTTTCTCGGAAGTTATCGAATCCAGCGGGAAGTCCGGCAAGCCTTTCCTTTTCATCGCCGCCTCGAACGAACCCCACACACCTTGGAACAAGGGCGATCCCTCCGCCTATCCGCCCGCCTCCCTGAAACTGCCCCCAGTCCTCGTCGGTTCGCCGAAGACCCGCGAGGGTTTCTCGAAATACCTCGCGGAGATCACCTACTTCGACTCGCAGGTCGGAGAGCTGTTAGATAGGCTGGACAGATCGCCTCTGAGCGACAACACGCTCGTCATCGTCCTCAGCGAGCAGGGCAACAGCCTGCCCTTCGCGAAATGGACCTGCTACGACGTCGGCTTGCACAGCGGTTGCGTGATCCGCTGGCCCGGGAAAGTGAAGCCGGGCAGCAGGAGCGATGCGCTGATCGAATATGTTGACGTCGTGCCGACGTTTCTCGAAGCCGCAGGGATCCCCCGCCCGGAAATCCTAGATGGCCGGAGTTTTCTCCCGGTGCTGGAAGGCGGGACAGATACCCACAAGAAATACGCCTTTGGCCTCCAGACAACGCGCGGAATCAACAACGGCAGCGACCACTACGCGATCCGCAGCGCGAACGACGGTCGCTACCGCTACATCCGAAACCTCACGCCGGAGCAGCTTTTCCTGAATACCATGATGGAGGATCCCATTTTCAAGGAATGGGAAAAAATGGCGGGGGCTGGCGACGAAAATGCGAAAAAGCTCGTCCACGATTACCGCCACCGCCCCGCCGAGGAACTCTATGACACAACCTCGGATCCTTGGAACCGGAAGAACCTCATCGACGACAAATCCCTCGCCGGGATCCGCGACGGCCTCAGCTCCGCCCTGGATGGGTGGATGAAGCAGCAGGGCGACGAGGGCAACGCCACCGAAATGAAAGCCTTCGATCATATGCCGCGCAAAGGGAAGGAATAGCAGCCGATTTCCCCGCTTGTCCGCCCGCCGAACCCGCCTCACTCTCTCCCGAGTGAAAGCCCCGCTCCTGTTCCTTTTCGCATCCACGCTGTTCGCCTCCGCCGAGTCCCCGTGGATCCCCCTTTTCAATGGCAAGGATCTCTCCGGCTGGACGCCGAAGATCCGCCACCACCCGCTTGGTGAAAACTTCGCAAACACCTTCACCGTCGAGGACGGCGTCATCAAGGCCTCCTACGATGGATATAGTAAATTCGACAAGCAGTTCGGCCACCTCTACTCGGA comes from Akkermansiaceae bacterium and encodes:
- a CDS encoding sulfatase; the protein is MRIPLLFVAIALAGTLVAGQEKPNILLIIADDCTYSDLGIYGGQAKTPHLAKLASEGMIFSKCYQAAPMCSPTRHCLYTGLYPVKSGAYPNHTRAYGWVKSIAHHLQSAGYATHLSGKTHIAPKSVFPFHYSGVDNNPDPSVFSEVIESSGKSGKPFLFIAASNEPHTPWNKGDPSAYPPASLKLPPVLVGSPKTREGFSKYLAEITYFDSQVGELLDRLDRSPLSDNTLVIVLSEQGNSLPFAKWTCYDVGLHSGCVIRWPGKVKPGSRSDALIEYVDVVPTFLEAAGIPRPEILDGRSFLPVLEGGTDTHKKYAFGLQTTRGINNGSDHYAIRSANDGRYRYIRNLTPEQLFLNTMMEDPIFKEWEKMAGAGDENAKKLVHDYRHRPAEELYDTTSDPWNRKNLIDDKSLAGIRDGLSSALDGWMKQQGDEGNATEMKAFDHMPRKGKE